Within Sorangiineae bacterium MSr11367, the genomic segment TCGTCGTGCGAGGCCACGTGGCGCACGGCCTCGTCGCGGACCGGCCCCACGCTCGAGTCGAGGGCCACCGCACGCTCCAACGCGGCCCGCGCCTCCTCCGACTTGTACAGCTTGAACTCGAGGATCTGCGCCCGCTCCGCGTGGAGCCACGCCGCGAGCTTCGGCTCCGCGACGTACGCATCGGCCATGCTGGCCAGGTGCCGCGCCAGCGCGCCGTACGCCTCTGCGTAGCCGCTCGGATCCTCCGAGGCGCGGCTGTTGGCCGCGTAGGCGCGCGTGGCCAGATCCGACTCGAGGCCCTTGAGCGCGGCGGGGTGGTGTGGCGCCCGCGTGCGCGCCTGCTCCCAGATGGAGCGAACGAAGTCGGGGCTCTCGCCGCGGGCGTCCAGGAGGCGCGCCTTCTCGACGAGCAGCTCGATGGTCGAGCCTTCCTCCGTCGATGCCGCGAGCTCGTGTTCGAGGTGCTCGAGCATCGCGGGGAGCGCCCCGCGTCCGTGACACTTCCGCCGCAAGATCGCATGCGCCGCCGCAAGCCGCGGGTTCACCCGCAGCGCGGCCTGGGCGCTCGCAATGACCTGTACGTCGTCGCCGAGCAGGATCTCGTAGGCCACCGCGAGCTCGATGTACGCGCGCGCCAGCCCGACCTTGTCGGCCTCGGTCTGGAGGATCTCGATGCGCGCACGCAGCAGCTCGATGAGCCCTTCGGGGTGCGCGGCATCCTGCGCGGCGCGCCGGGCCACCGTCCGTTGCGTCAGATCGGGATTCGACGCGTGCGTTCCATTTTCGAGGCCCGGCGGACGCGCCGGTGCGAGCTCGAAGGGCGCGGGCAGCACGATGGCCATCTTTCGTGGCGCTGCATCGGGCTCGTGCCGATCCATCGGCAGTGCTGCTGCCCGCAGCACATGCACTTCGCGGTCGATGTCCCACGCCTCGTTCGCCGTCGTTGCGAGGAGATGGTCAATGGAAGAGACGCCACTTACAGAGTCCACGGATCGTTGCAACCTTCACGCTGGCACGAAAGGCCTCATCGTTGCACGATTTCGTCTCGGATAAGATGGCCTTGTGCCGATCCACCCCTCTCGCTCCAAAGCCCGCTTCGTGTGCGTCGCGTCGGGCTCCCTCGCCGTGACGGTCGTCATGGCGCTCATGTTTGGCTGCACTTTTTTGGCCACGTTCGACGACCCTCCCCCGCGCGAGGTGCATTGCGCCGGCTACAAGGCGGATCCGGCCGCGCAGCCCTGTTCCTTCCAGCGCGGTCGTGGCGCGGGAACGTATTGCGCATGCGACGGCTTGGTGCGCAATTACCAGGCTTCCGCGAACGATCTCGTCACCTGTTCGAACGACGGGACCATCGTCGAAGTGACATCGTGCGCGCAAGGCTGCGCTATCTACCCCTCGCCGCTGCCGGGAACGTGCGATCCCTGTCCGGGCCGCGCCGACGGAACGTGGTGCGCGCGCGAGCTTGGCGTCGACGCTGGAAGGACGATGATGACCTGCCGGCGGGGCAAGCAGGAACCGGGAAGCTCGTTGGATTGTCCGACGGCATGCGGGGGAACCGGGCCCGCCGCGGAGTGCCGGTGAAGGACGCGCCGCAAAGGCTTCTCTTGGTCGAAGACGACCCGCGCCTGGCGGAGTTAGTACGTGCGCACTTGACGGAGCACGGCTTCGAGGTGGAGGTCGTGGAGCGCGGCGACGTGGCCATCGAGCGCATCCGAGCGGCGCCCCCCGACGCCGTCCTTCTCGACATCGGGTTGCCCGGGCAGGACGGATTGTCCGTCTGCCGCGCCGTGCGCCCTGACTATGCGGGCGTCATCGTGATGCTGACCGCGCGCGGCGACGAGATCGACGAGGTGCTGGGCCTCGAGCTCGGCGCCGACGACTACGTGGCCAAGCCCGTGAAGCCGCGCGTCCTGGTGGCGCGCCTGCGCGCGAACCTGCGCCGCGTCGCTGAAAAGAGGACAGGGGAGAAGGCGCACGAGCGCCTGGTCGTCGGCGAGCTGTCGATCGACCCGGGGCGGCGCGCCGTCACCTACCGCGGGGCCGACGTGCCCGTTTCCACGTCGGAGTTCGACTTGCTGGAGATCCTCGCGCGCCGCGCCGGTCATGTGGTTCCGCGCGAGGAGCTCTTGGGCCAGGCGCGCGGCATCCGCTACGACGGGTTGAACCGATCCATCGACCTGCGCATCTCGCGGCTGCGTCGCAAATTGGGCGACGATCCGGATCGACCCACGCTCATCGTGTCGGTGCGCGGCGTGGGGTACATGCTGGCGGCGCACCCGTGAAGCGGCTCTTTTTGCGCACGTACCTTGGGCTGTGCGTCACCTACGTGATCGCGCTGCTCGTAGGCACTCGGCTTCTGTACCACCAGCCACTGACGTCGTCCGCGGAGACGTACGAGCGCGTGTACGGAGGTGGCGTGTCGCTCGCGCGTGAGCAGCTCGCGTCCGTGCCGCACGAGCAGCGGCCGGGCGTGGTGCAGCGGCTGCGCACCCAGTTTGCCTTTCCGCTGGACGTGGTGCCTTGGGAGTCCGACCAAATCGACGCAGGCGCGCGCGCCCAGCTCGCACGAGGTGCACACCTCGCGACGTGGTTCGATCCCCAGCCGGACGGGGGCACCTTCTTGGCGACCGCCATTGTGCCGCAGGGGGACGTGCTTCGATTGGGCCCCTTGCCGGGCTCCTCGCCGCCGACGTACCCGCGCTGGGCGAGCGTGGTCGGTGGCGTGGGGCTCACCCTGGCCCTTGGCGCGTGGCTTCTGCTCTGGCCGATTGCCAGACAATTTCGCGCCCTCGAAGAAGCCGCGCGTCGTTTGCAAGGCGGCGATCTGCGGGCACGGGCGAACGAAGCGGCGGCCTCCACGCGCCCGATTGCCCAGGCGTTCAACGTGATGGCGGAGGACCTGCATCGCCACATCGATGCGCAGCGTGACCTTCTGCGCACGGTCTCCCACGAATTGCGGACACCGCTGGCGCGCATTCGCTTTGCCGTCGACCGCCTCGCCACCACCGAATCGGGCGAGGCGCGCGCGGCGCAACTCGACGAGATCGACGGAGATCTCGCGGAGCTCGACGACTTGGTGGAAGAGTTGCTCACATGGTCGCGTCTCGAGAGCGCCGCCCCGCCGTTCGAGACGCTCGCCGTGGAGTCGCTCCTTCTCGATCTCGAGGGCGCCTTCCCCGACGTCGAGCTGGCCGATGTCGCCGATGGCCTCCAGGTGCACGGAGACGGACGCCTTCTCGCGCGCGCCCTCGGCAACTTGGTGTCCAACGCGCTTCGGTATGCCAAAAGCCGCGTCGTGATTCGCGCCCTGCGTGCGGGCGAAAGCGTGCGCATCGTCGTCGACGACGATGGCCCCGGGATCCCCGAGCCCGAGCGCGAACGCGTCTTCGAGCCCTTCGTGCGCTTGCACTCCGAGGGCCGCGGCGTGGGCCTCGGCCTGGCCATCGTCCGCCGCATCGCCGCCCAACACGGCGGCTCCGTCCGAATCGAAACCGCCGAACCCAGCGGCTGCCGCGTCATCCTCGAGCTCCCCCGGTCGAGCTAAATGTCGAGCCGGAGATGATGGAACCGCCAAGACGCCAAGGACGCCAAGATTTGATGGAGGTGTGGGTTCACGACCCCCAAAATCCTTGGCGCTCTTGGCGTCTTGGCGGTTCGTCTCCTCTAGAACGGGCGGCCGTGGCCGCGCGATTCGGCGACTTGGACGAGGTCGCCGCAGGCCTCGATGGGCAGCGGTTGGTGCTCTTCGGGATCGCTTTCCACGTCGAAGCAGTTCCACGCGTGGTCGGCCTGATTGCCAATCAGCTTGCGTGAACCGCGGATGGCGCCCCAATTCTTGAACGCGCAGGCCCACAGCTCGGTGCAGTTCGTGAGGAATGCCGCGCGATCGGGGGGGCTGCCACCGCGCAGAAGGCTCTCGCCGGGCATGCGCGCGCGGAACGGGGCGAGGCGCGGCTCGTCGAGGAGACCCATGAGATCCAGGACGGTGGGGAAGACGTCGAGGGTCGTGACGGGGCGGTTCTCCAGGGCGCGAAGGTTTCGCTCTTCCTCTTCGCTCAAGGTGCCGCGCGGGGCGTCGATCCAGAAGGGGATGCGAATCTCCTCCTCGTAGAGCGTCCCCGTGTGGCCAACGGCGCCCTTTTCACGGAGCTGCTCGCCGTGGTCGGACACGTAAACGATGATGGTGCGCGCGCCCTCCGGGCGGGAGCGGATCGATTCGACGAGGCGGCCCACCGCGCGATCTTGGAGATGAACGGCGTCGTGGTACCGATTGCGGATCTCGCGCTCGTAACCCGGGCCGGTAGCCTCGTCTTCGGGCAGAAATGGCGCGAAGGCGTGATCGACCTTGTACGGGAAGTGCGTATTCGAAAGGTGCACCACGCCGGTGAACGGCTCGCGCAACTGGCCGATGTCGCCGAGCACGTAGTCGACCAGCTTGCCGTCGTCGGCGCCGACCTCGAGGCTTGGCTCGCGTTCCAGCTGCGTGGCGCTCACCGTGCGGGACATCGGGATGCCGCCGAGCCACGCGCCCGAGTTGCCGAAGAGCATGTTCTGCGACGTCCAATACGCCGAGTCGAGTTGCGCGGCGTGCAGGTACTCCCAGAGCAGCGGGGCCGAGTGCATCATCTGCCGCGACTCGTCGGGCGGCAGACCGCTCCACAACACGGAGAGCGAAATCGCCGTCGTGGAGTCCACGCTGCGCATTTGATGCAGCATGATGCGGTTCGGTGCCGCCGCATTCGAGTACGGCGTGAAGAGGCATTCCTTGTCACCGGGGCGGGTGCACACGCTCATCGCGCGCACCGACTCGGTGAGCACGAAGACGACGTTGCGCGCGAGGTGCGGGCGCGCGCGCACGTCGGGCACCGGCTCCGGCGAGCGCGGACCTGGGTGCACGCGTTCCACCGTTTCGTTGTGATCCCAGCGGGCGCGCGAAAGCTGGCCCATCGCCGCGAGGTACATCACGTCGGGCGGCTGGCCTTGTTCCGCACCATGCGTGGGCGAAACGAAGAGGGCGCACAGGAGCGCAATGACCGCGAAGTCCTTGGCGATGTGCGTGCTCCGGCGCCGCGGGGGCGCGAGGGTGCGCACGATGAACGGCAGCAGCAGTGCGACCAACACGGGCGGCAGCACGGTTTGCGCGAAGGTGGCGCGGTCGCTCCAGAGCTGTTGCCCGATGCTCGGCATCATCGACGTGCCGACGAGCACCGCCTGATGATCCATGTAGGCCATGTAGCGCGCGTATGTATACGACTGCGCGCCCAGCGCGAACCCTGCCAGGACGACGAGCGTGATCCACGCGAGCCAGCGCGTGAGCCCGCGCTTGCGGGCGGCCATCACCACCAGCGAGACCCAGAGGGCGCCGCTGACCAGGACGCTCACGCCATAGAAGACGAGACCCCGCGTGCCGAAGTGCCCGAGGTGGCCGGGACGCCGGA encodes:
- a CDS encoding sulfatase-like hydrolase/transferase, encoding MPSRGSNAEADVASSDSALPLLPCDQRLRTLARVRRRIGRTLLLLAPLAIALADAVRRPGHLGHFGTRGLVFYGVSVLVSGALWVSLVVMAARKRGLTRWLAWITLVVLAGFALGAQSYTYARYMAYMDHQAVLVGTSMMPSIGQQLWSDRATFAQTVLPPVLVALLLPFIVRTLAPPRRRSTHIAKDFAVIALLCALFVSPTHGAEQGQPPDVMYLAAMGQLSRARWDHNETVERVHPGPRSPEPVPDVRARPHLARNVVFVLTESVRAMSVCTRPGDKECLFTPYSNAAAPNRIMLHQMRSVDSTTAISLSVLWSGLPPDESRQMMHSAPLLWEYLHAAQLDSAYWTSQNMLFGNSGAWLGGIPMSRTVSATQLEREPSLEVGADDGKLVDYVLGDIGQLREPFTGVVHLSNTHFPYKVDHAFAPFLPEDEATGPGYEREIRNRYHDAVHLQDRAVGRLVESIRSRPEGARTIIVYVSDHGEQLREKGAVGHTGTLYEEEIRIPFWIDAPRGTLSEEEERNLRALENRPVTTLDVFPTVLDLMGLLDEPRLAPFRARMPGESLLRGGSPPDRAAFLTNCTELWACAFKNWGAIRGSRKLIGNQADHAWNCFDVESDPEEHQPLPIEACGDLVQVAESRGHGRPF
- a CDS encoding response regulator produces the protein MKDAPQRLLLVEDDPRLAELVRAHLTEHGFEVEVVERGDVAIERIRAAPPDAVLLDIGLPGQDGLSVCRAVRPDYAGVIVMLTARGDEIDEVLGLELGADDYVAKPVKPRVLVARLRANLRRVAEKRTGEKAHERLVVGELSIDPGRRAVTYRGADVPVSTSEFDLLEILARRAGHVVPREELLGQARGIRYDGLNRSIDLRISRLRRKLGDDPDRPTLIVSVRGVGYMLAAHP
- a CDS encoding ATP-binding protein, which codes for MKRLFLRTYLGLCVTYVIALLVGTRLLYHQPLTSSAETYERVYGGGVSLAREQLASVPHEQRPGVVQRLRTQFAFPLDVVPWESDQIDAGARAQLARGAHLATWFDPQPDGGTFLATAIVPQGDVLRLGPLPGSSPPTYPRWASVVGGVGLTLALGAWLLLWPIARQFRALEEAARRLQGGDLRARANEAAASTRPIAQAFNVMAEDLHRHIDAQRDLLRTVSHELRTPLARIRFAVDRLATTESGEARAAQLDEIDGDLAELDDLVEELLTWSRLESAAPPFETLAVESLLLDLEGAFPDVELADVADGLQVHGDGRLLARALGNLVSNALRYAKSRVVIRALRAGESVRIVVDDDGPGIPEPERERVFEPFVRLHSEGRGVGLGLAIVRRIAAQHGGSVRIETAEPSGCRVILELPRSS